A genomic stretch from Aedes albopictus strain Foshan chromosome 2, AalbF5, whole genome shotgun sequence includes:
- the LOC134287098 gene encoding probable serine/threonine-protein kinase clkA — NNNNNNNNNNNNNNNNNNNNNNNNNNNNNNNNNNNNNNNNNNNNNNNNNNNNNNNNNNNNNNNNNNNNNNNNNNNNNNNNNNNNNNNNNNNNNNNNNNNNNNNNNNNNNNNNNNNNNNNNNNNNNNNNNNNNNNNNNNNNNNNNNNNNNNNNNNNNNNNNNNNNNNNNNNNNNNNNNNNNNNNNNNNNNNNNNNNNNNNNNNNNNNNNNNNNNNNNNNNNNNNNNNNNNNNNNNNNNNNNNNNNNNNNNNNNNNNNNNNNNNNNNNNNNNNNNNNNNNNNNNNNNNNKNNNNNNNNKNNNNNNNNNNNNNNNNNM; from the coding sequence aataataataataataataataataataataataataataataataataataataataataataataataataataataataataataataataataataataataataataataataataataataataataataataataataataataataataataataataataataataataataataataataataataataataataataataataataataataataataataataataataataataataataataataataataataataataataataataataataataataataataataataataataataataataataataataataataataataataataataataataataataataataataataataataataataataataataataataataataataataataataataataataataataataataataataataataataataataataataataataataataataataataataataataataataataataataataataataataataataataataataataataataataataataataataataataataataataataataataataataataataataataataataataataataataataataataataataataataataataataataataataataataataataataataataataataataataataataataataataataataataataataataataataataataataataataataataataataataataataataataataataataataataataataataataataataataataataataataataataataataataataataataataataataataaaaataataacaataataataataataaaaataataacaataataataataataataataataataataataataataatatgtaa